Proteins co-encoded in one Sulfuricaulis limicola genomic window:
- a CDS encoding universal stress protein, with protein MAKPKHILLASHNTEGARAAEKLAYSFCGPGTTLHHLIVVPDLWKGMQGDDWLNNASTRDTFGRYVESQLEEEVRTHLKRMLSEIKKRRIRYRYEMVQGKPTECLIRRAARGPTDLIVLGSPRPKGQTGLRSRMLDEKLFRSLRVPVVIAPYPHD; from the coding sequence ATGGCCAAACCGAAACATATCCTGCTCGCCAGCCACAATACCGAAGGCGCGCGGGCGGCGGAAAAACTGGCCTATTCCTTCTGCGGTCCCGGCACCACCCTGCATCACCTCATCGTGGTGCCGGATTTGTGGAAAGGCATGCAGGGCGATGACTGGCTCAACAACGCCTCGACGCGCGACACCTTCGGGCGCTATGTCGAATCGCAACTGGAGGAGGAAGTCCGCACGCACCTGAAACGCATGTTGAGCGAGATCAAGAAACGCCGCATCCGTTATCGCTACGAGATGGTGCAGGGAAAACCAACGGAATGCCTGATCCGGCGCGCCGCCAGAGGTCCGACGGATCTCATCGTGCTGGGTTCGCCGCGACCGAAAGGCCAAACGGGCCTGCGCTCGCGCATGCTGGATGAAAAGCTGTTCCGGTCGCTGCGCGTGCCCGTGGTGATCGCGCCCTACCCGCATGACTGA
- a CDS encoding YgfZ/GcvT domain-containing protein: MNETWKSFIQSQGAVLDGDRVQHFGKPAEERRAAAQGNVLADLSDVSLIRARGADTQNFLNGQLSNDIRRLDATHSQLAAWCSPKGRMLVIFRLFRRGDDTLLQLPASLLETTLKRLKMFVLRAKVVLENADAELVSFGISGPDAEKLLRDAVGFAPGEINGCETRDAITVTKLAGPHPRFEVIAPTDNAIKLWTALKSKTTSAGPAARNWLDIMAGIPVVHPETSEAFVPQMANLEIVGGVNFKKGCYPGQEIVARMQYLGKLKQRMYRARFEGDALPRPGDSIFAPDFPGQSAGTVVAAQPAPDNGFDLLAVIQISSAETGELHLGSETGPKLSLQTLPYSVTPATRAE, encoded by the coding sequence GTGAACGAGACGTGGAAATCATTCATTCAAAGCCAGGGCGCAGTCCTCGACGGCGATCGCGTGCAGCACTTCGGCAAGCCCGCGGAAGAGCGCCGGGCGGCGGCACAGGGCAACGTACTGGCCGATCTCTCCGATGTATCCCTGATCCGCGCACGCGGCGCGGATACGCAGAATTTTCTCAACGGCCAGCTCAGCAATGACATACGCCGGCTGGATGCGACGCACAGCCAGCTGGCTGCCTGGTGCAGCCCCAAGGGACGGATGCTGGTCATCTTCCGCCTGTTCCGGCGCGGCGACGATACCCTGCTGCAACTCCCCGCCTCGCTTCTGGAAACGACTCTCAAACGCCTGAAAATGTTCGTGCTGCGCGCCAAGGTTGTACTCGAAAACGCAGACGCCGAGCTGGTCAGCTTCGGGATATCGGGGCCGGATGCGGAAAAATTGTTGCGCGACGCGGTTGGCTTCGCACCCGGCGAGATCAACGGCTGCGAGACGCGCGATGCAATAACGGTGACAAAGCTCGCCGGCCCGCACCCGCGTTTCGAAGTTATCGCGCCGACGGACAACGCCATAAAGCTGTGGACAGCCCTCAAGTCCAAAACCACATCCGCCGGTCCTGCGGCACGGAACTGGCTCGACATCATGGCCGGCATTCCCGTGGTGCATCCGGAAACCAGCGAGGCCTTCGTGCCGCAAATGGCGAATCTCGAAATCGTCGGCGGCGTGAATTTCAAAAAGGGCTGCTACCCCGGCCAGGAAATCGTGGCGCGCATGCAGTACCTCGGCAAACTCAAGCAGCGCATGTACCGCGCGCGCTTCGAAGGCGACGCCCTGCCCCGCCCGGGCGATTCCATTTTCGCGCCCGACTTTCCCGGCCAGTCGGCGGGCACGGTGGTCGCCGCGCAACCCGCGCCGGACAACGGTTTTGATCTGCTGGCCGTGATCCAGATCAGCAGCGCCGAAACCGGCGAACTCCATCTCGGGAGCGAAACCGGACCGAAACTCTCACTGCAAACCTTGCCGTATTCCGTCACTCCCGCCACCCGCGCGGAATAA
- a CDS encoding succinate dehydrogenase iron-sulfur subunit gives MRFSIYRFNPETGEKPRMQAYELPDDSGAVMLLDALLLLKQQDDSLGFRRSCREGVCGSDGMNINGRNGLACITPLKDLKQPIELKPLPGVPVVRDLIVDLSQFYSAYRTVKPWVINHDPEPEIERLQSPEDRDKLDGLYECVLCACCTTACPSFWWNPDKFLGPAALLQSWRFLADSRDQATGERLDGLEDPYKLFRCHTIMNCTEACPKGLNPAKAIGHIKMMLAKRVL, from the coding sequence ATGCGATTTTCGATCTATCGCTTCAATCCCGAAACCGGCGAAAAGCCGCGCATGCAGGCCTATGAGCTGCCCGATGACAGCGGGGCAGTGATGCTGCTGGACGCGCTGCTCCTGCTCAAGCAGCAGGACGACAGTCTCGGGTTCCGGCGCTCGTGCCGCGAGGGGGTATGCGGATCGGACGGGATGAACATCAACGGCCGCAACGGTCTCGCCTGCATCACGCCGCTCAAGGACCTGAAGCAGCCGATCGAGCTCAAGCCGCTGCCGGGGGTGCCGGTAGTGCGCGACCTGATCGTGGACCTGAGCCAGTTTTACAGCGCCTACCGGACGGTGAAACCCTGGGTGATCAATCACGACCCGGAACCGGAGATCGAGCGGCTGCAGTCGCCGGAGGACCGGGACAAGCTGGACGGTCTTTACGAGTGTGTTCTTTGTGCCTGTTGTACAACGGCTTGCCCGTCATTCTGGTGGAACCCCGACAAGTTCCTGGGACCCGCGGCGCTGCTGCAATCCTGGCGTTTCCTGGCGGACAGCCGCGACCAGGCCACTGGCGAGCGTCTCGATGGCCTGGAAGATCCTTATAAGTTGTTCCGTTGCCACACCATCATGAATTGCACCGAGGCCTGTCCCAAGGGGCTGAACCCGGCCAAGGCCATCGGGCATATAAAAATGATGCTGGCCAAGCGCGTCCTCTGA
- the sdhD gene encoding succinate dehydrogenase, hydrophobic membrane anchor protein codes for MERLRATGSAHAGMLEWLWQRVTSIYIAGFVVYVVVYLSLAPIRDHASWQAWFAIGYVRLAWAIFILSILVHAWIGMRSIYLDYLHPLWLRFSVSLFTGLGLLALGLWAARILLA; via the coding sequence ATGGAACGCCTGAGAGCCACCGGCAGCGCTCATGCCGGCATGCTGGAATGGCTGTGGCAGCGCGTGACCTCGATCTACATCGCCGGCTTCGTGGTGTATGTCGTCGTGTACCTGAGCTTGGCGCCGATCCGTGACCACGCCAGCTGGCAGGCCTGGTTCGCCATCGGTTACGTGCGCTTGGCCTGGGCGATTTTCATCCTGAGCATCCTGGTGCACGCCTGGATCGGCATGCGCAGCATCTACCTCGATTATCTCCACCCGCTGTGGCTGCGCTTCAGCGTTTCGCTGTTCACGGGCCTCGGTCTGCTGGCGCTGGGCCTGTGGGCGGCGCGGATCCTGCTCGCATGA
- a CDS encoding putative sulfate exporter family transporter, whose amino-acid sequence MIYTHKTVWTLILGIIMVAFGYLVQAGVLNPMIEFLNISKYVGKPESPGEMIILPFVCGIIAIVVGLWQFAVKPKQGNLDYYLSTIGGVMFILIIAFVVKWGLDPLMGVWGKALKPTLGFDIHSVMNLNYVVMGILAGIIAVNVFSIPGWAENGVRLSRLGLKTGVVLLGVLYSWQELANLAGLSVVMIAIFVLGSVGMVLWMGARRNIPNSMGGVLSAGMGVCGVSASVAAAPVVNAKSTEIAYTIGTILLWGVLMMFIFPIVGKQMGMNPTQFGAWAGTGILNSAQVAGAALAFEPGGIDTLKVAEIFNITRILFLPIIVLWLAVWYVERESGAQKVSHGSVIFSKFPLFVLGFIVMFVLGSTGMFAPGSELPGKYFDNSEKHLVKKNPDGTVKESKMLADKDAELLKSEAGKLTDETQKGALASLLENKKATSFEHDRQLASIMNSHVLSVKANKVLKSMHSAVYKPAPRISKFRDIIAWFFTFGLVGLGMQITMTSIKQAGGQPLIIGSVVGTVKAVGSLIVVWLFVKEIV is encoded by the coding sequence ATGATATACACCCATAAAACAGTCTGGACTCTGATCCTCGGGATCATCATGGTCGCCTTCGGTTATCTGGTGCAAGCCGGCGTCCTGAATCCGATGATCGAGTTCCTCAATATTTCCAAGTATGTCGGCAAGCCCGAGTCACCGGGTGAAATGATCATCCTTCCCTTTGTCTGCGGCATCATTGCCATCGTGGTGGGACTGTGGCAATTCGCGGTGAAACCAAAGCAAGGCAATCTCGATTACTACCTCTCCACTATCGGTGGCGTGATGTTCATCCTGATCATCGCCTTCGTCGTGAAGTGGGGTCTCGATCCGCTGATGGGCGTGTGGGGCAAGGCGCTCAAACCCACCCTCGGTTTTGACATCCATAGCGTCATGAACCTGAACTACGTGGTCATGGGCATCCTCGCCGGCATCATCGCGGTCAACGTGTTCAGCATTCCGGGGTGGGCGGAAAACGGCGTGCGCCTCTCGCGCCTCGGCCTGAAAACCGGCGTGGTGCTGCTGGGCGTGCTCTACAGCTGGCAGGAACTGGCCAATCTGGCCGGCCTGTCCGTCGTCATGATTGCCATATTCGTGCTGGGATCGGTCGGCATGGTGCTGTGGATGGGCGCGCGGCGCAACATCCCCAACTCCATGGGCGGCGTGCTGTCAGCCGGCATGGGCGTGTGCGGCGTCTCGGCCTCGGTGGCGGCGGCGCCGGTGGTCAACGCCAAGTCCACGGAAATCGCCTACACCATCGGCACCATCCTGCTGTGGGGCGTGCTGATGATGTTCATCTTCCCGATCGTGGGCAAACAGATGGGCATGAACCCGACGCAGTTCGGCGCCTGGGCTGGCACCGGCATTCTCAACTCGGCGCAGGTGGCGGGCGCGGCGCTGGCCTTCGAACCGGGCGGCATCGACACCCTCAAGGTGGCGGAGATCTTCAACATCACGCGCATCCTGTTCCTGCCGATTATCGTGCTGTGGCTGGCGGTGTGGTATGTGGAGCGCGAATCCGGCGCCCAGAAGGTCAGTCATGGCAGCGTGATCTTCAGCAAGTTCCCGCTGTTCGTGCTCGGCTTCATCGTGATGTTCGTGCTCGGATCCACCGGCATGTTCGCGCCCGGTTCGGAGCTGCCCGGCAAGTACTTCGACAACAGCGAGAAGCATCTGGTGAAGAAAAATCCGGACGGCACCGTCAAGGAAAGCAAGATGCTGGCCGACAAGGATGCCGAGCTGCTCAAATCGGAAGCCGGCAAACTGACGGACGAGACACAGAAAGGGGCGCTGGCCAGCCTGCTCGAAAACAAGAAGGCCACCTCGTTCGAGCATGATCGGCAACTGGCTTCGATCATGAACTCGCATGTGCTGTCGGTGAAGGCCAACAAGGTCCTGAAGAGCATGCACAGCGCGGTGTATAAACCTGCGCCGCGCATCTCGAAGTTCCGGGACATCATCGCCTGGTTCTTCACCTTCGGCCTGGTCGGCCTGGGCATGCAGATCACCATGACCTCGATCAAGCAGGCCGGCGGGCAGCCGTTGATCATCGGATCGGTGGTCGGCACGGTCAAGGCGGTCGGATCGCTGATCGTGGTCTGGCTGTTCGTGAAAGAAATCGTTTAA
- the sdhC gene encoding succinate dehydrogenase, cytochrome b556 subunit, translated as MNDFHVSFTAWLPSMADRDAHDSGIPPCGKNDWTPGISGLHYCYPGIPFLRERDNSGPVGERKRGIQSLDMGKNKKRPVYLNLLKIRLPVGGILSILHRATGAFLVLLLPFAIYLLDRSLQDPAAFAKISTRLMSLEGRIALLIMVWAFAQHFMSGMRHLLLDIGVGDSKATARLNAWLAFAATGFVVLLTGICLWNA; from the coding sequence ATGAATGATTTCCACGTCTCGTTCACGGCTTGGCTTCCATCGATGGCTGACCGGGATGCGCATGATAGCGGAATCCCGCCCTGCGGGAAAAACGACTGGACGCCGGGAATCTCCGGTTTACACTATTGTTATCCCGGTATTCCCTTTCTCCGGGAAAGGGATAATTCAGGACCGGTCGGGGAGAGGAAGCGCGGTATCCAGAGCCTTGATATGGGAAAAAACAAGAAACGTCCCGTTTACCTGAATCTCCTTAAAATCCGCCTGCCGGTGGGTGGCATCCTGTCCATCCTGCACCGCGCCACGGGCGCGTTTCTGGTTCTGCTGTTGCCGTTCGCTATCTATTTATTGGATCGCTCGCTGCAAGACCCCGCGGCCTTTGCCAAAATTTCCACGCGCCTTATGAGTCTCGAAGGCCGGATTGCGCTCCTTATTATGGTATGGGCCTTTGCCCAGCACTTCATGTCCGGCATGCGTCACTTGTTGCTGGATATCGGCGTCGGCGATTCCAAGGCCACCGCGCGTCTCAACGCCTGGCTGGCCTTCGCCGCCACGGGATTTGTCGTGCTGCTGACGGGGATATGTTTATGGAACGCCTGA
- a CDS encoding succinate dehydrogenase assembly factor 2, with the protein MDERRLERIRWRSRRGLLELDVVLKDFLDRHYPGLTSAEQEAFEQLLTVPDETLLAYVQGKQNPPEKELMQLVTKIRN; encoded by the coding sequence ATGGATGAGCGCCGGCTGGAGCGAATCCGCTGGCGCTCCCGGCGCGGACTGTTGGAGCTGGATGTAGTACTTAAGGACTTCCTCGACCGCCACTATCCCGGCCTGACGTCCGCCGAGCAGGAAGCGTTTGAGCAGTTGCTGACGGTGCCCGACGAAACCCTGCTGGCCTATGTGCAGGGCAAGCAAAACCCACCCGAAAAAGAGTTGATGCAGCTTGTTACAAAAATCAGAAACTAA
- the sdhA gene encoding succinate dehydrogenase flavoprotein subunit, translated as MNIARRRFDCLVIGAGGGGLRAALQLAQGEAHVAVVSKVFPTRSHTVAAQGGINAALGNVTPDNWHWHMYDTVKGSDYLGDQDAIEYMCRAAAELVIELEHYGVPFSRLENGRIYQRAFGGQSLNFGGEQAQRTCPAADRTGHAMLHALYQQNLKARTHFFDEFFAVDLLMDPEGYALGALVIEIETGEPLIIEAKTTLIATGGAARIYRTTTNALINTGDGMAMALRAGIPLQDMEFVQFHPTGIAGVGILISEATRGEGGYLINSEGERFMERYAPKAKDLASRDVVSRAIYEEVHAGRGCGPKKDYVELKLLHLGEEVISKRLPGIRESAIRFVHADPVVKPIPVYPTAHYTMGGIPTNRFGQVVVPVHTGPEEEVPGLYAVGECACVSVHGANRLGGNSLLDIIVFGRAAGNHILEYLKDHRGHRGLPEEAVERAMARLTRWDKQGKGESVDQIGDELRLTMEEHCGVFREQKILDAGIWKVSELQQRLKRATLRDHSKVFNTARIEALELENMMDIALATVHSAAARHESRGAHSRTDHPERDDKNWLKHTLYSKEGNKLDYKPVRLKPLSVETFPPKERVY; from the coding sequence ATCAATATCGCGCGCCGGCGTTTCGACTGCCTGGTCATCGGCGCCGGGGGCGGCGGGCTGCGCGCGGCGCTGCAACTGGCGCAGGGCGAGGCCCATGTCGCGGTCGTGTCCAAGGTTTTCCCCACGCGCTCGCACACCGTTGCGGCGCAGGGCGGCATCAACGCCGCGCTCGGCAACGTCACGCCGGACAACTGGCACTGGCACATGTACGACACCGTCAAGGGCAGCGACTACCTCGGCGACCAGGACGCGATCGAATACATGTGCCGCGCGGCGGCGGAGTTGGTGATCGAGCTCGAGCATTACGGCGTGCCGTTCTCGCGCCTGGAAAACGGCCGCATCTACCAGCGCGCCTTCGGCGGCCAGAGCCTGAACTTCGGCGGCGAGCAGGCGCAGCGCACCTGTCCCGCCGCCGACCGCACCGGCCATGCCATGCTGCATGCGCTTTATCAACAGAATCTCAAGGCGCGCACGCATTTCTTCGATGAGTTCTTCGCCGTCGATCTGCTGATGGACCCAGAAGGATATGCGCTTGGTGCTTTGGTCATCGAAATTGAAACCGGCGAGCCACTGATCATCGAGGCCAAGACCACCCTCATCGCCACTGGCGGGGCGGCGCGCATCTATCGCACCACCACCAACGCGCTGATCAACACCGGCGACGGCATGGCCATGGCGCTGCGCGCCGGCATCCCGTTGCAGGACATGGAATTCGTGCAGTTCCATCCCACCGGCATCGCCGGCGTCGGCATACTCATCAGCGAGGCGACGCGCGGCGAAGGCGGATACCTGATCAACAGCGAAGGCGAACGCTTCATGGAGCGCTACGCGCCCAAGGCCAAGGACCTTGCCAGCCGCGACGTGGTGAGCCGCGCGATCTACGAAGAAGTGCATGCCGGGCGCGGCTGCGGTCCGAAAAAAGATTATGTCGAACTCAAGTTGCTGCATCTCGGCGAGGAGGTCATTTCCAAGCGCCTGCCGGGCATCCGCGAATCCGCCATCCGTTTCGTGCATGCCGACCCGGTGGTAAAACCCATCCCGGTGTATCCCACGGCGCACTACACCATGGGCGGCATTCCCACCAACCGTTTCGGCCAGGTCGTGGTGCCGGTGCACACCGGGCCGGAAGAGGAAGTACCGGGGCTATACGCCGTGGGCGAATGCGCCTGCGTGTCGGTGCACGGCGCCAACCGCCTCGGCGGCAATTCGTTGCTCGACATCATTGTGTTCGGCCGCGCCGCCGGCAATCACATCCTCGAATACCTCAAGGACCACCGCGGTCACCGCGGCCTGCCGGAAGAGGCGGTCGAGCGCGCCATGGCACGCCTCACGCGCTGGGACAAGCAGGGCAAGGGCGAATCGGTGGATCAGATAGGCGACGAACTGCGCCTGACCATGGAAGAACACTGCGGCGTGTTCCGCGAACAGAAAATCCTGGACGCCGGCATCTGGAAGGTCTCGGAACTGCAGCAGCGCCTGAAGCGCGCCACGCTGCGCGACCACAGCAAGGTGTTCAACACTGCCCGCATCGAGGCGCTGGAACTGGAGAATATGATGGACATCGCGCTGGCCACGGTCCATTCCGCCGCCGCGCGCCACGAATCCCGCGGCGCGCATTCCCGCACCGACCACCCCGAGCGCGACGACAAGAACTGGCTCAAGCACACGCTGTACAGCAAGGAGGGAAACAAGCTGGATTACAAGCCGGTGCGGTTGAAGCCGTTGAGTGTGGAGACGTTCCCGCCGAAGGAGCGGGTTTATTAA
- the kdsA gene encoding 3-deoxy-8-phosphooctulonate synthase — translation MKLCGFEAGLDRPFFLIAGPCVIESEQLALDTAGRLKEIAASLGIPFIYKSSYDKANRSSSKSYRGLGMEQGLAILAKVRKQLGVPVLTDVHEKEDVAAVAAAVDVLQTPAFLCRQTDFIQAVVAAGKPVNIKKGQFLAPHDMKNVVDKAVEAGGRERILVCERGVSFGYNNLVSDMRSLAIMRETGCPVVFDATHSVQLPGGQGTKSGGQREFVPVLARAAVATGVAGLFMETHPDPDKALSDGPNAWPLGRMKELLETLKELDATVKRRGFAESA, via the coding sequence ATGAAGCTCTGCGGTTTCGAGGCCGGGCTGGACCGGCCGTTCTTCCTCATTGCCGGGCCCTGCGTGATCGAGTCCGAGCAGTTGGCGCTCGATACCGCCGGCCGCCTCAAGGAAATTGCTGCCAGCCTGGGCATTCCGTTCATCTACAAGTCTTCCTACGACAAGGCCAATCGCAGTTCGTCGAAATCCTATCGTGGTCTGGGCATGGAACAGGGGCTGGCGATTCTGGCAAAGGTCCGAAAACAGCTCGGTGTGCCGGTGCTGACGGACGTGCACGAGAAGGAAGACGTCGCCGCCGTGGCCGCCGCCGTGGATGTGTTGCAGACGCCGGCGTTCCTGTGCCGGCAGACCGATTTCATCCAGGCGGTCGTGGCCGCCGGCAAGCCGGTCAATATCAAGAAGGGCCAGTTCCTGGCGCCGCATGACATGAAAAACGTGGTCGACAAGGCCGTCGAGGCCGGCGGCCGGGAACGCATCCTGGTGTGCGAGCGCGGAGTTTCCTTCGGCTACAATAACCTGGTTTCGGACATGCGCTCGCTCGCGATCATGCGCGAGACTGGTTGCCCGGTGGTGTTCGATGCCACGCACTCGGTGCAACTGCCCGGCGGGCAGGGGACGAAGAGCGGCGGTCAGCGTGAATTCGTCCCGGTGCTGGCGCGCGCGGCGGTGGCCACGGGCGTTGCCGGCCTGTTCATGGAAACCCATCCGGACCCGGACAAGGCGCTGTCCGACGGCCCGAACGCCTGGCCGCTGGGACGCATGAAGGAATTGCTCGAAACGCTGAAAGAACTCGATGCCACGGTCAAGCGCCGTGGCTTCGCCGAATCGGCATAG
- the eno gene encoding phosphopyruvate hydratase — protein MSVISDIRAREILDSRGNPTIEADVVLKSGAVGRAAVPSGASTGTREAIELRDGDNKRYGGKGVKNACAHVNGEIRKALLGKEAQDQAGVDRAMIELDGTENKSRLGANALLAVSMACARAAASDAKQPLYHYLNGLAGKVPMQMPVPMMNIINGGAHADNNIDFQEFMILPVGAVTFAEALRCGAEVFHALKKVLHGMKLNTSVGDEGGFAPNLQSNEAALQVILQGVEKAGYKPGADVCLGIDVASSEFNKNGKYELESEHASLTAEQFIDKMADWVSRYPIITIEDGCGEGDWAGWELMTKKLGKKIQIVGDDIFVTNTKILERGIKQGVANSILIKVNQIGTLSETLAAIAMAREAGYTSVISHRSGETEDSFIADLAVATGTGQIKTGSLSRSDRVAKYNQLLRIEEAMGSAAVYPGRRAFPMLVA, from the coding sequence ATGTCTGTAATCTCTGATATCCGGGCGCGCGAGATACTCGACTCGCGCGGAAATCCCACTATTGAAGCCGATGTTGTCCTGAAATCCGGCGCGGTCGGTCGTGCCGCCGTGCCCTCCGGCGCCTCCACCGGCACGCGCGAGGCCATCGAGCTGCGCGACGGTGACAACAAACGCTATGGCGGCAAGGGCGTGAAAAACGCCTGTGCCCATGTGAATGGGGAGATACGCAAGGCCCTGTTGGGCAAGGAGGCGCAGGATCAGGCCGGTGTGGACCGCGCCATGATCGAGCTCGACGGCACCGAGAACAAATCCCGCCTCGGCGCCAATGCGCTGCTCGCGGTATCGATGGCCTGCGCGCGCGCCGCGGCGTCCGACGCCAAACAGCCGCTGTATCACTACCTCAACGGCCTGGCGGGCAAGGTGCCGATGCAGATGCCGGTGCCGATGATGAACATCATCAACGGCGGCGCGCATGCCGATAACAACATCGATTTCCAGGAATTCATGATCCTGCCGGTGGGCGCGGTGACATTTGCCGAAGCGTTGCGCTGCGGCGCCGAGGTGTTCCATGCGCTGAAAAAAGTGCTGCACGGCATGAAGCTCAACACCTCCGTGGGCGACGAGGGCGGGTTTGCGCCCAATCTCCAATCCAACGAGGCGGCGTTGCAGGTTATTCTGCAAGGCGTCGAGAAGGCCGGCTATAAACCGGGTGCCGACGTGTGTCTCGGCATCGACGTCGCCAGTTCCGAATTCAACAAAAACGGAAAATACGAACTCGAGTCGGAGCATGCCAGCCTGACGGCGGAACAGTTCATCGACAAAATGGCGGACTGGGTCTCCCGGTATCCGATCATCACCATCGAGGACGGATGCGGCGAGGGTGACTGGGCCGGATGGGAGTTGATGACGAAAAAGCTCGGTAAAAAGATTCAGATCGTGGGTGACGATATTTTCGTGACCAACACGAAAATACTCGAGCGCGGTATCAAGCAGGGCGTGGCGAACTCGATTCTCATCAAGGTCAACCAGATCGGCACCCTGAGCGAGACCCTGGCGGCGATCGCGATGGCACGCGAGGCCGGCTATACCTCGGTGATTTCGCACCGCTCGGGTGAAACCGAGGACAGTTTCATCGCCGACCTCGCGGTGGCGACCGGCACCGGCCAGATCAAGACCGGTTCCCTGTCGCGTTCGGACCGGGTGGCCAAGTACAACCAGCTGTTGCGGATCGAGGAAGCGATGGGTTCCGCGGCCGTGTATCCCGGTCGCCGGGCATTTCCGATGCTGGTTGCCTGA
- a CDS encoding vWA domain-containing protein, which translates to MRRLWIVPLLALGLLASSCADQRSHAQAVYLLVDTSGTYSQELDKAQRVVSYLLGTLQPGDSFAVARVKSRSFTEKDIIAKVTLGKDPMQVNNQKRAFADKVGSFKADVKKGSAYTDITGGMIQASEFLNETGAGQKTILIFSDMQEELDYKTVRDFPINLQGIRIIALNVTKLTTDNVDPRRYLGRLEWWEKRARDAGATDWKVVNDLEHLERIFKGRG; encoded by the coding sequence ATGAGGCGACTCTGGATTGTTCCGTTGTTGGCGCTCGGTCTGCTCGCCAGCTCTTGCGCCGATCAGCGCAGTCATGCGCAGGCGGTTTACCTGCTGGTGGACACCTCGGGGACTTATTCGCAGGAACTCGACAAGGCCCAAAGAGTGGTGAGCTACCTGCTCGGCACGCTGCAACCCGGCGACTCGTTCGCGGTGGCGCGGGTGAAGAGCCGCAGCTTCACCGAGAAGGACATCATCGCCAAGGTGACTCTGGGTAAGGACCCGATGCAGGTCAACAACCAGAAGCGCGCCTTCGCCGACAAGGTCGGCAGCTTCAAGGCCGATGTCAAGAAAGGCAGCGCCTACACCGACATCACCGGCGGCATGATCCAGGCCTCGGAGTTCCTCAACGAAACCGGCGCCGGGCAGAAAACCATCCTGATTTTCTCCGACATGCAGGAAGAGCTGGACTACAAAACCGTGCGGGATTTTCCCATCAACCTGCAGGGCATCCGCATCATCGCGCTCAACGTCACCAAGCTCACCACCGACAACGTCGACCCGCGCCGCTACCTCGGGCGCCTGGAATGGTGGGAAAAGCGCGCCCGCGACGCCGGCGCCACGGACTGGAAGGTGGTGAACGATCTGGAACATTTGGAGCGCATCTTCAAGGGGCGGGGATAG
- the ftsB gene encoding cell division protein FtsB, translating into MKPVKIAAYVLIVILVLLQYPLWLGNGGVFAVWRLHREIAAQQKENDQLKERNRTLEAQVNDLKQGLEVIEGRARSELGMVKKGEAFYQVIDPKSAAQPPEKTPPVKK; encoded by the coding sequence ATGAAGCCTGTGAAAATCGCCGCTTATGTCCTGATCGTCATCCTCGTCCTGCTGCAATATCCGCTGTGGTTGGGGAATGGCGGCGTTTTTGCCGTGTGGCGCCTGCATCGCGAAATTGCCGCGCAGCAGAAGGAAAACGATCAACTGAAGGAGCGCAACCGGACGCTCGAGGCTCAGGTCAACGACCTGAAGCAGGGGCTCGAGGTGATCGAGGGGCGGGCGCGCTCCGAGCTGGGCATGGTCAAGAAGGGCGAGGCTTTCTACCAGGTCATCGATCCCAAATCGGCGGCCCAGCCGCCGGAAAAAACGCCGCCCGTGAAGAAGTAA